One genomic window of Aquisalimonas sp. 2447 includes the following:
- the rlmKL gene encoding bifunctional 23S rRNA (guanine(2069)-N(7))-methyltransferase RlmK/23S rRNA (guanine(2445)-N(2))-methyltransferase RlmL: MSSEQHHFVATCPGGLEGLLADELTHLGALEVSRQQGGVGFSGPLELAYRACLWSRVGNRILLPLARFAAADAEALYAGARELDWTAIMRPGSTIAVRFGGIRPAVGHTHYGSLKVKDALVDSVRAATGERPDVDVEHADLRVHVYQVGEAVTLSLDLSGESLHRRGYRRPGGMAPLKENLAAAMLLRAGWPEIAAAGGPLVDPFCGSGTVLVEGAFMAGGVAPGLLRTHWGFLGWQGHDDACWKDLVDKALERREQGLPQVPPIIGYDHDAQAVRTALQTIADADLTGTVHVERRELARLAAPAKANAPGLVVTNPPYGERLGSDASLVPLYARLGDVLRREFPGWTAMVLNGAGAELGLRPDRRWSVRNGPIQCSLERFVLGEADRSPAAGTGEGEDDAAAPLVNRLRKNQRRLKGWLKRTGVSCYRLYDADIPEYALAVDRYQTLEAGSWLHVQEYAAPKSVDARDAGRRLRQALGALPAAADVAPEHVTLKVRQRQKGKAQYQRQGQEGQYYTVEEGSVRLLVNFTDYLDTGLFLDHRPVREWIGANVSGRSFLNLFAYTGAATVHAARGGASHTTSVDLSKTYLDWARRNLEANGHDAGRMHRLVHADCLEWLRESAGHGRDTGYDVILLDPPSFSNSARMKATLDVQRDHAGLIRAAARMLSEDGVLIFSTNLRRFRLDTDALQGLRAEDCTDWSIPPDFQRNQRIHRCWFIRR; encoded by the coding sequence ATGTCCAGCGAGCAGCATCATTTCGTCGCCACCTGCCCTGGCGGGCTGGAAGGGCTGCTGGCCGATGAGCTCACTCATCTGGGCGCCCTCGAAGTCAGCCGTCAGCAGGGTGGCGTCGGCTTCAGCGGCCCCCTGGAGCTGGCGTACCGCGCCTGCCTCTGGTCGCGGGTGGGCAACCGGATTCTCCTGCCGCTGGCGCGGTTCGCTGCCGCCGACGCCGAGGCACTCTATGCCGGCGCCCGTGAACTGGACTGGACCGCCATCATGCGGCCCGGATCGACCATCGCCGTGCGCTTCGGCGGCATCCGGCCCGCCGTCGGCCACACTCACTACGGCAGCCTCAAGGTCAAGGACGCGCTGGTGGACAGCGTGCGCGCGGCCACCGGAGAGCGTCCGGATGTCGACGTGGAGCACGCCGACCTGCGCGTGCACGTCTACCAGGTGGGCGAGGCGGTGACTCTGTCCCTGGACCTGTCCGGGGAAAGCCTGCATCGGCGGGGCTACCGCCGTCCGGGTGGCATGGCGCCGCTCAAGGAGAACCTGGCGGCGGCCATGCTGTTGCGCGCCGGCTGGCCCGAAATCGCCGCGGCGGGTGGTCCGCTGGTGGATCCCTTCTGTGGTTCAGGCACCGTGCTGGTGGAGGGCGCGTTCATGGCCGGTGGCGTGGCGCCGGGGCTGCTGCGGACCCACTGGGGGTTCCTGGGCTGGCAGGGGCACGATGACGCCTGCTGGAAGGATCTTGTCGACAAGGCCCTGGAGCGGCGGGAACAGGGCTTGCCGCAGGTACCGCCCATTATCGGTTACGACCACGATGCCCAGGCCGTGCGCACCGCACTGCAGACGATTGCCGACGCCGATCTCACCGGTACCGTCCACGTGGAGCGGCGTGAGCTGGCGCGGCTGGCGGCGCCGGCGAAGGCGAACGCGCCGGGGCTGGTGGTCACCAATCCGCCCTACGGCGAGCGTCTGGGCAGTGATGCCAGCCTGGTGCCGTTGTACGCCCGTCTTGGTGACGTGCTGCGCCGGGAGTTTCCCGGCTGGACTGCCATGGTGCTCAACGGTGCCGGCGCAGAGCTCGGGCTACGGCCCGATCGCCGCTGGTCGGTGCGCAACGGGCCCATCCAGTGCAGCCTGGAGCGCTTCGTGCTGGGGGAAGCCGATCGCAGCCCCGCCGCTGGCACCGGCGAAGGCGAGGACGATGCGGCGGCGCCGCTGGTCAACCGGCTGCGCAAGAACCAGCGCAGACTCAAGGGCTGGCTGAAACGCACCGGGGTGAGCTGTTACCGCCTCTACGACGCGGACATCCCCGAGTACGCCCTGGCGGTGGATCGCTATCAGACGCTGGAAGCGGGCTCGTGGCTGCACGTGCAGGAATATGCCGCGCCCAAGTCAGTGGATGCCCGTGACGCCGGCCGGCGCCTGCGGCAAGCCCTGGGGGCGTTGCCGGCTGCAGCGGACGTGGCACCGGAGCACGTGACCCTCAAGGTGCGCCAGCGCCAGAAGGGGAAGGCGCAGTATCAGCGCCAGGGCCAGGAGGGGCAGTATTACACGGTGGAAGAGGGCAGTGTGCGGCTGTTGGTCAACTTCACCGACTATCTGGACACCGGTCTGTTCCTGGACCACCGCCCGGTGCGGGAGTGGATCGGCGCCAACGTCTCCGGCCGGTCGTTCCTCAATCTGTTTGCCTACACCGGCGCGGCGACCGTACACGCGGCCCGCGGCGGTGCCAGCCATACCACCAGCGTCGATCTGTCGAAAACCTACCTGGACTGGGCACGACGTAACCTGGAGGCCAACGGCCATGACGCGGGCAGGATGCACCGGCTGGTCCATGCGGACTGCCTGGAGTGGCTCCGCGAATCCGCGGGGCACGGGCGGGACACCGGCTACGACGTGATCCTGCTGGATCCGCCGAGTTTCTCAAATTCCGCGCGCATGAAGGCGACTCTGGATGTGCAGCGGGATCATGCCGGGCTCATCCGGGCGGCCGCCCGGATGCTGAGCGAGGACGGCGTATTGATCTTCTCCACCAACCTGCGCCGTTTCCGCCTGGACACCGACGCCCTGCAGGGACTGCGTGCGGAGGACTGCACCGACTGGTCCATCCCGCCGGACTTCCAGCGCAACCAGCGGATTCATCGCTGCTGGTTCATTCGTCGCTGA
- a CDS encoding oxidoreductase-like domain-containing protein codes for MSEHTPEDGPRLPPRPQPPDPSECCNNSCDPCVFELWEDAVDRWEARCERILARWRERHGEDQG; via the coding sequence ATGAGTGAACACACTCCGGAAGACGGCCCCAGGCTGCCGCCCAGACCGCAGCCGCCGGACCCTTCGGAATGCTGCAACAACAGCTGCGACCCCTGCGTGTTCGAACTCTGGGAGGATGCCGTAGACCGCTGGGAGGCCCGGTGCGAACGGATTCTGGCCCGCTGGCGGGAGCGCCACGGAGAAGACCAGGGATAA
- the dcd gene encoding dCTP deaminase: protein MSVKSDKWIRRMAQEGMIEPFEPGQVRELPDKGKIISYGTSSYGYDVRCAGEFKIFHNINSAIVDPKQFDESSFVDVQSDVCIIPPNSFALARTVEYFRIPRSVLTICLGKSTYARCGIIVNVTPLEPEWEGHVTLEFSNTTPLPARIYANEGVAQMLFLESDEICEVSYKDRGGKYMGQSGVTLPRS from the coding sequence ATGTCCGTCAAGTCAGACAAATGGATCCGGCGCATGGCCCAGGAGGGCATGATCGAGCCGTTCGAGCCGGGCCAGGTGCGCGAGTTGCCGGACAAGGGCAAGATCATCTCCTACGGCACCTCCAGCTACGGCTACGACGTCCGCTGCGCCGGTGAGTTCAAGATCTTCCATAATATCAACTCCGCCATTGTCGATCCCAAGCAGTTCGACGAGAGCAGCTTCGTGGACGTGCAGTCGGACGTGTGCATCATCCCGCCCAACTCCTTCGCCCTGGCACGGACGGTGGAGTACTTCCGTATTCCCCGTTCGGTGCTGACCATCTGCCTGGGCAAGTCCACGTACGCCCGCTGCGGCATCATCGTCAACGTCACGCCCCTGGAGCCGGAGTGGGAAGGCCACGTGACTCTGGAGTTCTCCAATACCACGCCGTTGCCGGCGCGCATCTACGCCAACGAGGGTGTGGCGCAGATGCTGTTCCTGGAATCCGACGAGATCTGCGAGGTCTCCTACAAGGACCGGGGCGGCAAGTACATGGGCCAGAGTGGTGTCACGCTGCCACGGTCCTGA
- a CDS encoding group 1 truncated hemoglobin — protein MIKRYSAVVLAALALLLGACTSAPEPAEDDSLYQALGERDGIERMVEELLFRISEDARIVDQFQGIDVARFERTLTEQICELSGGPCTYSGDDMVTVHRGRDITEADFNALVENLIEVMEHQHVPVSAQNRLLAKLAAMRGDIIRL, from the coding sequence ATGATCAAACGTTATAGCGCAGTAGTACTGGCGGCTCTGGCTCTGCTTCTGGGTGCCTGTACCAGCGCTCCGGAGCCGGCGGAGGACGACAGCCTGTACCAGGCCCTCGGCGAGCGGGACGGCATCGAGCGCATGGTTGAGGAGCTGCTGTTCCGCATTTCCGAGGACGCCCGGATCGTCGACCAGTTCCAGGGCATCGACGTGGCGCGTTTCGAGCGCACGCTCACCGAGCAGATCTGCGAGCTCAGCGGCGGCCCCTGCACCTACTCCGGCGACGACATGGTTACCGTGCACCGCGGCCGCGACATCACCGAAGCAGACTTCAACGCCCTGGTGGAGAACCTGATCGAGGTCATGGAGCACCAGCACGTGCCGGTGTCAGCACAGAACCGACTGCTGGCGAAACTGGCCGCCATGCGCGGGGACATCATCCGGCTGTAA
- a CDS encoding DUF3034 family protein: protein MGGWGRRTSFALALAVCSGTATAGGQLLATGGLTQLEGSAGGGIVPWAVLAGYGTAEQVGGTAFITHANLADYQLNAAGAAVTFGNRLELSAARQVLTQSRGEAPLDNPLQQDIIGAKLRVAGDLVYTAVPQIAVGIQHKRNRGDDIGETLGAERMDDWDAYVAVSRLFLGAAFGRNVLLNATVRGTRGNELGLLGFGGPENDSRELQLEGSAALFLDRRTAIGYEYRAKPDNLGLGESDWHDVFIAYFPNKSLGVAAALTDLGRIGGLSGQKGLYLSAQGSF, encoded by the coding sequence ATGGGCGGATGGGGGAGGCGTACTAGCTTCGCGCTGGCGCTGGCGGTATGCAGCGGCACGGCGACCGCCGGTGGCCAGTTACTGGCCACCGGCGGGCTGACGCAACTGGAAGGGAGCGCAGGCGGGGGCATCGTGCCCTGGGCTGTACTGGCCGGTTACGGCACTGCGGAGCAGGTCGGCGGCACCGCGTTCATCACCCACGCCAATCTGGCGGACTACCAGCTCAACGCCGCCGGCGCGGCAGTGACGTTCGGCAACCGCCTGGAGCTGTCCGCGGCGCGGCAGGTCCTGACCCAATCCCGCGGTGAGGCCCCCCTGGACAACCCGCTGCAACAGGACATCATCGGGGCGAAACTTCGGGTCGCGGGCGACCTGGTGTATACCGCCGTTCCACAGATTGCCGTCGGCATCCAGCACAAGCGCAATCGCGGCGACGACATCGGCGAGACCCTCGGCGCCGAGCGCATGGACGACTGGGACGCCTACGTCGCCGTCTCCCGCCTGTTCCTGGGTGCGGCGTTCGGCCGCAACGTGCTCCTGAACGCCACTGTTCGCGGCACCCGGGGCAACGAACTGGGACTGCTGGGCTTCGGCGGTCCGGAAAACGACAGCCGTGAGCTGCAGCTCGAGGGCTCGGCGGCGCTGTTCCTGGACCGGCGCACGGCCATCGGCTACGAGTACCGCGCCAAACCGGACAACCTCGGGCTCGGCGAATCCGACTGGCACGACGTATTCATCGCCTACTTCCCGAACAAGTCCCTGGGCGTGGCCGCTGCCCTCACCGACCTGGGCCGCATCGGCGGGCTATCCGGGCAGAAGGGGCTGTACCTCTCCGCTCAGGGAAGCTTCTAG
- a CDS encoding bifunctional diguanylate cyclase/phosphodiesterase — protein MRDQRDQNPPRFRTRLILLLVGLLVAALGVTTAAVLTTSAASIEEQAREELAVGGRVFQSLVAAREEQLLDNAELLADDFGFREAVASGDAPTIASALRNHGGRIGADAAMVASVDGDMIADAEGERNARFPFPELLERAESDGKAAAIVVLENRPVQLVLVPVRAPQHVAWTALGFELDAPLARHLANVTGLEVSFAVAAHDGAPYLASTLPQGARQALTDALTGTWPLAMQGDVLPLGSSDWFTLTQDLGVENNVTAILQGSVAAAMAPYQELRNQLLAIAGAALLATLLAGTLFARRLTRPVNALADAAARMAAGDYSTAVARQRDAEFRQVADAFDGMQSAIAQRESQILHQARHDPVTGLPNRGHALDLLQDRTNGAATGQELLVVVFRIADFRSINDQLGQSIGDAVLQEMARRIETVGDPVLFGSRLGNREFLLTIDGDTRSWDEERLRGLLRTLGAPMHLRGVQVQMSLQGGLARFPEHGTDAATLLRCAELGLTRARGADTALASYQPGDDEAHRRRLALIAALPGAAEAGHLHALFQPQIALDDGRLLGLEALMRWEDPTLGRVPPDEFIPLAEQSGHVGTLTRWMLDQALDQCAQWRRAGRDLHVSVNLSARDLGDPGLLHAVVQSLATHAVPAAALVLEVTETTLTHDPATAESTLGGLRELGVQLAIDDFGTGYAFLGQLKRLPVHELKIDREFVMELNDADIAIVRSSIELGHRLGLRVVAEGVENAEIQQALRGFGCDIGQGYGIARPMAAEALNTWMAERDENAGQPAREQRGGRR, from the coding sequence ATGCGAGACCAACGAGACCAAAATCCACCGCGATTCCGCACCCGCCTGATCCTGCTGCTGGTGGGGTTGCTGGTGGCTGCGCTGGGCGTGACCACCGCGGCCGTACTCACCACCAGCGCAGCCTCGATCGAAGAACAGGCCCGTGAGGAACTGGCGGTGGGTGGCCGCGTGTTCCAGTCCCTGGTGGCCGCCCGCGAGGAACAGCTCCTCGACAACGCCGAACTGCTGGCGGACGACTTCGGCTTCCGCGAAGCCGTGGCCTCCGGCGACGCGCCGACCATCGCCTCCGCCCTGCGCAACCACGGGGGGCGCATCGGCGCGGATGCCGCCATGGTTGCCTCCGTGGACGGCGACATGATCGCTGACGCCGAAGGCGAGCGGAACGCCCGGTTCCCCTTCCCCGAACTGCTGGAACGGGCGGAATCCGACGGCAAGGCCGCCGCCATCGTGGTGCTGGAGAATCGTCCGGTGCAGCTGGTACTGGTCCCGGTGCGAGCGCCACAGCACGTTGCCTGGACGGCGCTGGGTTTCGAGCTGGACGCCCCGCTGGCGCGGCATCTGGCGAATGTCACCGGGCTTGAGGTGAGCTTTGCCGTTGCCGCCCACGATGGCGCACCCTATCTGGCAAGCACGTTGCCCCAGGGCGCGCGACAGGCGTTGACCGACGCTCTGACGGGAACGTGGCCGCTGGCCATGCAGGGCGACGTTCTGCCCCTGGGCAGCAGTGACTGGTTCACTTTGACGCAGGATCTCGGCGTCGAGAACAACGTCACCGCCATCCTCCAGGGCTCCGTCGCCGCTGCCATGGCCCCATACCAGGAATTGCGCAACCAGCTACTGGCCATCGCCGGGGCGGCGCTATTGGCGACGCTCCTGGCCGGTACGCTGTTTGCCCGTCGCCTCACCCGCCCGGTGAACGCCCTGGCGGATGCCGCAGCGCGCATGGCAGCGGGCGATTACTCCACGGCGGTGGCCAGGCAGCGCGACGCCGAGTTCCGCCAGGTCGCCGACGCCTTCGACGGCATGCAGAGCGCCATAGCACAGCGCGAATCCCAGATTCTCCATCAGGCACGTCACGATCCGGTGACCGGGCTTCCCAACCGCGGCCATGCCCTGGATCTCCTGCAGGACCGCACAAACGGGGCGGCGACGGGTCAGGAACTGCTGGTTGTCGTTTTCCGTATCGCTGACTTCCGCAGCATCAACGACCAGCTCGGGCAGAGCATCGGCGATGCCGTTCTGCAGGAGATGGCCCGGCGCATCGAAACGGTGGGTGATCCGGTGCTGTTCGGCTCCCGCCTCGGTAACCGCGAATTCCTGCTGACCATCGACGGCGACACCCGGAGCTGGGACGAGGAGCGCCTGCGCGGCCTCCTGAGAACGCTGGGCGCGCCCATGCACCTGCGTGGCGTCCAGGTACAGATGAGCCTGCAGGGTGGCCTGGCCCGCTTTCCGGAACACGGCACCGACGCCGCCACCCTGCTCCGTTGCGCCGAACTCGGGCTGACGCGGGCCCGGGGCGCCGACACCGCACTGGCGAGCTACCAGCCTGGTGACGATGAAGCCCATCGCCGTCGGCTGGCGCTCATCGCCGCGCTGCCCGGCGCAGCCGAGGCGGGGCATCTGCACGCACTGTTTCAGCCACAGATCGCCCTGGACGACGGGCGCCTGCTGGGCCTGGAGGCGCTCATGCGCTGGGAGGATCCAACGCTGGGTCGCGTCCCCCCTGACGAGTTCATTCCACTGGCCGAGCAGAGCGGTCATGTGGGCACCCTGACCCGCTGGATGCTGGACCAGGCCCTGGACCAGTGCGCGCAGTGGCGTCGTGCGGGGCGTGACCTGCACGTGTCGGTCAATCTGTCCGCCCGGGATCTTGGTGATCCGGGCCTGCTTCACGCCGTGGTGCAGTCCCTGGCCACTCACGCCGTGCCTGCAGCCGCACTGGTGCTAGAGGTCACTGAGACCACGCTGACCCACGACCCCGCCACGGCGGAATCCACACTGGGGGGCCTGCGGGAGCTCGGAGTTCAGCTGGCCATCGACGATTTCGGCACCGGTTACGCCTTCCTCGGCCAGCTCAAGCGCCTTCCGGTCCACGAACTCAAGATCGACCGGGAATTCGTCATGGAGCTCAATGACGCCGATATCGCCATCGTGCGGAGCAGTATCGAGCTGGGGCACCGGCTGGGGCTGCGGGTGGTCGCCGAAGGCGTGGAAAACGCGGAGATCCAGCAAGCCCTGCGCGGATTCGGCTGCGACATCGGGCAGGGATACGGCATCGCCCGGCCGATGGCGGCGGAGGCCCTGAACACGTGGATGGCGGAACGGGACGAGAATGCGGGCCAGCCGGCCAGAGAGCAGCGTGGCGGGCGGCGTTAA
- a CDS encoding methylamine utilization protein: MTLVSGRRGLAAVVMTTVIALQPLRAGNLTLSVTGADGEPLRDAVAYVESSELSVRVDDDARPEGEVDQRNQQFLPHAQAIRRGTSVRFPNNDQVRHHVFSFSEAKTFELRLFADEAPRPIHFDTAGVVVLGCNIHDHMIGYLLIVDTPVFGNADDDGVIRLDGVPDDPEATLRVWHPELGEDDMGMTVDMNGDTRVAASMNVTDTPPPEPRGLRDRRRNLQDRFD; this comes from the coding sequence ATGACACTTGTCTCTGGCCGTCGCGGGCTTGCGGCCGTTGTCATGACCACCGTCATCGCCCTCCAGCCGTTGCGGGCCGGCAACCTCACCCTGTCGGTTACCGGCGCTGACGGAGAACCACTCCGCGACGCCGTCGCCTATGTCGAGTCCTCCGAACTGAGCGTTCGCGTCGATGACGACGCGCGCCCCGAGGGCGAGGTCGACCAGCGGAATCAGCAATTCCTGCCGCATGCACAGGCCATCCGGCGCGGCACCTCGGTTCGCTTCCCCAACAACGACCAGGTCCGCCACCACGTGTTTTCCTTCTCCGAGGCGAAGACCTTCGAACTGCGGCTGTTCGCCGACGAGGCGCCGCGACCGATTCACTTCGACACCGCCGGCGTGGTGGTCCTCGGCTGCAACATTCACGACCACATGATCGGCTATCTGCTGATCGTGGACACACCGGTATTCGGCAACGCTGACGACGACGGGGTCATCCGGCTGGACGGCGTTCCCGACGACCCGGAAGCGACCCTGCGGGTCTGGCATCCGGAGCTCGGTGAGGATGACATGGGCATGACGGTGGACATGAATGGCGACACACGCGTGGCTGCGTCCATGAATGTCACCGACACCCCACCTCCGGAGCCACGCGGTCTGCGCGATCGTCGCCGCAATCTGCAGGACCGGTTCGACTAG
- a CDS encoding DUF3034 family protein, protein MALKCIHVVLVLCLTSGTLAAQPFRGGLPAPVDGGTGGVLTPAPGLNGPTDDLGGRAFITHARLRDFQFTSIGAGLVVNDRWELSASQPNLGVGSSDDVRQNVFAARVRLLGSARRPLAPGASLGVSYRRQSDFGLEGSLGAAEPRRRDDWDALATVGAGQRLGGDRAVRFHAGARWTRANAGGLFGFGGADGDSRTVQLEGGIHAALSRSVHVGGEYRQQPDYLTDDPGDAWWAAYASYAITPEVQFGAGWMDLGRMAGAPRQDGPFLTLRGGF, encoded by the coding sequence ATGGCCCTGAAATGCATCCACGTGGTTCTGGTGTTGTGCCTGACCAGCGGGACTCTTGCGGCACAGCCCTTCCGCGGCGGACTGCCAGCCCCGGTGGACGGCGGCACCGGGGGTGTGCTGACACCGGCACCCGGTCTGAACGGACCTACCGACGACCTCGGCGGCCGCGCGTTCATCACTCACGCCCGCCTGCGGGATTTCCAGTTCACCTCGATAGGCGCCGGCCTGGTGGTGAACGACCGCTGGGAACTCAGCGCCTCGCAGCCCAATCTCGGCGTGGGTAGCAGTGACGATGTGCGCCAGAATGTCTTCGCCGCCCGGGTGCGGCTGCTGGGGTCCGCCCGCCGGCCGCTGGCACCAGGTGCCAGCCTCGGCGTCAGCTACCGCCGCCAGAGCGATTTTGGTCTGGAAGGCAGTCTGGGTGCGGCAGAACCCCGGCGACGGGATGACTGGGACGCCCTGGCCACGGTGGGTGCGGGTCAGCGTCTCGGCGGCGACCGCGCCGTGCGCTTCCACGCCGGCGCCCGCTGGACCCGCGCCAATGCCGGGGGACTGTTCGGGTTCGGTGGCGCCGACGGCGACAGCCGTACCGTGCAACTGGAGGGCGGGATTCACGCCGCGCTCTCCCGGTCCGTCCATGTCGGCGGCGAGTACCGTCAGCAACCGGATTACCTCACGGATGATCCCGGTGACGCCTGGTGGGCTGCCTATGCGAGCTACGCGATAACGCCGGAGGTGCAATTCGGCGCTGGCTGGATGGATCTGGGTCGCATGGCCGGCGCGCCCCGCCAGGACGGACCGTTCCTGACCCTGCGCGGGGGCTTCTGA
- the purN gene encoding phosphoribosylglycinamide formyltransferase → MKAAPLPVVVLVSGSGSNLQAVIDGQRSGELPIVIRAVISNRADAYGLERARAAGITTETLDHREFPDRESYDAALQQRIDAHTPGLVVLAGFMRILTDGLVEHFRGRMLNIHPSLLPAFRGLHTHRRALEAGHEQHGCSVHFVTPALDAGPLIIQGVVCVLPEDTEEQLAARVQQQEHRIYPLAVRWCAEGRLRLDGDTAMLDGRPLEAPVRIGPETPLPA, encoded by the coding sequence ATGAAGGCAGCACCGCTGCCGGTGGTGGTTCTGGTGTCCGGCAGCGGCAGCAACCTGCAGGCAGTGATCGACGGCCAGCGGTCCGGCGAACTGCCCATCGTCATCCGCGCGGTGATCAGCAATCGCGCCGACGCCTACGGCCTGGAACGCGCCCGGGCGGCCGGGATCACCACGGAAACCCTGGATCATCGCGAGTTCCCCGACCGCGAGAGCTACGACGCGGCCCTGCAGCAGCGCATTGACGCCCACACGCCCGGGCTGGTGGTCCTGGCCGGCTTCATGCGCATCCTCACCGACGGTCTGGTGGAGCACTTCCGCGGCCGGATGCTGAACATTCACCCATCCCTGCTGCCGGCCTTCCGCGGACTGCACACCCATCGGCGTGCCCTGGAGGCGGGCCATGAGCAGCACGGCTGCAGCGTGCATTTCGTCACCCCGGCCCTGGACGCCGGGCCGCTGATCATCCAGGGCGTTGTCTGCGTGCTCCCGGAGGACACCGAGGAGCAGCTTGCAGCCCGCGTGCAGCAGCAGGAGCATCGCATCTACCCGCTGGCGGTGCGCTGGTGCGCCGAGGGGCGCCTGCGCCTGGACGGCGACACCGCCATGCTGGACGGCCGCCCGCTGGAGGCGCCGGTGCGAATCGGACCGGAAACACCGCTGCCCGCGTAA
- the purM gene encoding phosphoribosylformylglycinamidine cyclo-ligase, whose translation MASDTTPSGDGLTYRDAGVDIDAGNSLVDRIRPAVARTQRPEVLGGLGGFGGLFALPVDRYREPVLVSGTDGVGTKLKLAIETGRHDGIGVDLVAMCVNDIIVCGADPLFFLDYYATGRLDVDVAATVVEGIARGCEDAGAALIGGETAEMPGMYADGHYDLAGFCVGAVERADIIDGSRVNEGDALIALGSSGPHSNGYSLIRRIIEHSGAGLDQELDGGTLGSALMAPTRIYARSVQALCRQVHVRAMAHITGGGLPENLPRTLPDHCGAVIDPDSWTWPPVFTWLQQQGNVATAEMLRTFNCGVGMVMCVPEAELETALAALRSAGENAWRLGHVEPAGEARVRFQEGA comes from the coding sequence TTGGCTTCCGACACGACGCCATCCGGCGACGGCCTCACCTATCGCGACGCCGGTGTGGACATCGACGCCGGCAACAGCCTCGTCGACCGCATCCGCCCGGCTGTGGCCCGCACCCAGCGCCCGGAAGTGCTCGGCGGCCTGGGCGGATTCGGTGGCCTGTTCGCCCTGCCGGTGGATCGCTACCGCGAGCCGGTGCTGGTCTCGGGCACCGACGGTGTCGGCACCAAGCTCAAGCTCGCCATCGAGACCGGGCGCCACGACGGCATCGGCGTCGACCTGGTGGCCATGTGCGTCAACGACATCATCGTTTGCGGTGCCGACCCGCTGTTCTTCCTGGACTACTACGCCACCGGCCGGCTGGACGTGGACGTGGCCGCCACGGTGGTGGAGGGCATCGCCCGCGGCTGCGAGGACGCCGGCGCCGCCCTGATCGGCGGCGAAACCGCCGAAATGCCCGGTATGTACGCGGACGGCCACTACGATCTGGCGGGGTTCTGTGTCGGCGCCGTGGAGCGCGCCGACATCATCGATGGCAGCCGCGTGAACGAGGGCGACGCACTCATTGCCCTGGGCAGCAGCGGGCCCCACTCCAACGGCTACTCGCTGATCCGCAGGATAATCGAACACAGCGGCGCCGGGCTGGATCAGGAGCTGGACGGCGGCACCCTGGGATCCGCACTGATGGCTCCCACCCGAATCTATGCCCGCAGCGTCCAGGCCCTCTGCCGGCAAGTCCACGTGCGCGCCATGGCCCACATCACCGGCGGCGGCCTGCCGGAGAACCTCCCGCGGACACTCCCGGATCACTGCGGTGCGGTGATCGACCCCGACAGCTGGACCTGGCCGCCGGTATTCACCTGGCTCCAGCAGCAGGGTAACGTCGCCACCGCCGAGATGCTGCGTACCTTCAACTGCGGCGTCGGAATGGTGATGTGCGTGCCGGAGGCAGAACTGGAAACGGCGCTGGCAGCCCTGCGCAGCGCCGGCGAAAATGCCTGGCGCCTCGGTCATGTGGAACCGGCCGGCGAGGCCCGGGTCCGCTTCCAGGAGGGGGCATGA